The following nucleotide sequence is from Gemmatimonadota bacterium.
CCACCGCCACCGCCGCCACCTCCACCGCCACCGCCGCCACCACCTCCGCCGCCACCGCCGCCCGCGCCGGCCGGCACATGGGCGCTGATGCTCGACCGGCCGATCACGTCGAAGTATGAGGGGATCGCGTTTCCGGATTCACTCAACGGCTGGCTGATCTCGGATCGTGGTGACATCCTGCATACCGCCGATGGCGCGGTCACCTGGAACCTGCAGGCCAGCGGTCGCGGCTTCCTGCGGAGTCTCGATTTCCTCGATACCAGTCGTGGCTTTGCGGGCACGCTCTCGGGCGTGCTCTATCGCACCACCGATGCCGGCGCGAACTGGGTCGATATCACCGCGAGTCTGCCGAAGGCGCCGATCGGCTTCTGCGGCATCGCGCACGTGGGGAACACGGTGCACGTCGTGGGGCGCTACCAGAATGCGACCGACTATTTCCGCTCGATGGATGGCGGCGATAGCTGGGTGTACCAGAACCTCAACGCGTTCGCGCAGGGGCTCGTGGATGTTGTCTTCCTCGACGCGCAGACCGGCTTCATTGGCGGGATGGGGCCGAACGCCGTTGCGGGTCAGGGGATGCCGACCATTCTCAAGACGACCGATGGTGGCGTCACCTGGCGGACGGTGTTCACGGGCGAAGGCGCGATCGGTTACGCCTGGAAGATCTTCCCCATCACCTCACAAATCCTCTACGCCTCGCTCGAGAATTTCGACGGCACCAACCGGGTGGCGAAGTCGGTGGATGGTGGCGAGAGCTGGAATGTGCAGATCGTGGCGACGGGACAGGTGCTCGGCACCGCCGGTGGCTTGCAAGGGATCGGCTTCCTCGACGCGAATACCGGCTGGGTCGGCGGGTTCATCACCGGGATGTTTCGGACCACGGATGGCGGGGCCAGCTGGAGCAAGGTCGACCTGACGAGCGCGCTGATCAATCGCTTCCGGCGGCAGGGGAGCACGCTGATCACCGCCGGGACGAAGGGTGTGCTCCAGTACCGTGCGCCTTAGGCGTTCCTCTGGCGGGAGATAGGGGAAGCGGGTAACGTGAAGCGGGTCACCCATTCCCCTCTGCCCGCCGAGATCAGACTATGCGCTCCTTCGCTTCCGAACTTCGTATTGGACTCATCGCGGGTGTGGCGGCCGGTGCGGTCGTCCTCGGTGGACCGCGCCTCGTGACCGCTCTCAACGGCCGGAGCGCGTGGGATGATGTCGCGGCCCCGGCGCTGGGCGATCCGATTGCCGCCGCACGCGCCGCCATCGCGAAGGGCGACGCCGAATTCATCGTGGTGCAGTCGCCGACCGAAACCACGATCCCCGGACTCGGCGCCGCGGGAATCACGCCCACCACGTTGCGTTCCTACCGGATGTATTCGCCGGCGTCGACTGGTTTGCGGGGTGCGCGGTGGACGGCGTTCGAGGCACGGGTGCTGCCTTATGCGGCGGCATACAACGCCGTGGTGGAGACGGCGAGGTCGAGCAGGAGCAGCTGATCACACGCCGCAGCTTCTGCTCTCCGTTGCACGACTTCCCCCACGTCGGAGCACGCCTTGCACTCGATCCGGATTGCCCCGCTCCTCCTTGCGGCAGCTGCGCTCTTCGCGCCTCTCGCGTCGGCGCAGTCGTTGCCGGCGCTGTCGCTCGATCATCCGAAATGGGTGTCTGCCGAGTCGTTCACCTCCGTCAGTGCTGTCCGCGAGCTCAAGGGCGGCGAGATTGTCGTCGCCGACCAGAGCGACGTCGGCGTGTACCTCCTCAGCGCGGTGGGGACGAATCGCCGCAAGCTCGGCCGGGCCGGTGCAGGGCCAAATGAATACGCGAGTCCCTCCGAACTGATTCGACTACCCGGCGACTCGACCTTACTGCTCGATTTCAATGCGCGGCGCTACCTGATCATCGACCCGGTGGGGCGGCTGGTCGCGACGACGCCATTCCCGGCGGGCGCCCCTGACGGTCTGTCGATGATGCGAGGTGCCGACCACGAGGGGCGGATCTATTTCCAGGCGACTGGGTTTGCGGAGTCACCCTCTGGGCTGGTGGCGATCCAGCGGTGGGATCGCCGGAGTGGTCGAGTCGATAGTCTCGCGGTCGTTTTGGTCGCCAACCCGAAACCTTTCGAGCGGACAGTCAACGGGCACACGGTGACCATCCGCCAGCTGGCGCCGTATGCACCGGTGGATGACTGGGCGGTCGCGCCGAGCGGGCGGTTGGCGCTGATCCGGGAGTCACCCTACTTGGTAGAATGGCGCGAGCTCGACGGACGGACAGTTCGCGGGGCCGCGGTGACCGCTGTGCCGGTCGCGGTTACTGATGCGGACAAGAAGGTGCGTGAGCCGCGCGGGCCGCCATTCACGCTCAACTATCCTGCGACCAAGCCGGTGATGCGTGTGGGCTACGCCGTCATCGACCCGGAGGACCGGGTTTGGGTACGTCGGAGCCAGAGCGCCACGGCAACGCAATCGGAGTGGGACATCTTCGATCGCACGGGGAAGCGGCTCGGTTCCAGGATGATTCCCTCGAACATGCGCATCGCTGCATTCACTGCGCGAACCGTCTATGTGGTTCGTCGCGACAGCGATGATCTCGAGTGGCTCGAGGGGTATGCGCGGTAGCTTCTTGCTCGCAGGGCTGATCTTCCTGACTCCGGCCCTGGTTGCGTCTCAGGCATCGCCCGGGGTGCGCTATCGCTCGGCGACGATCGACCAGCGGGGCGAGCTCGTGATCGTGTCGCGCCAGGGGCGCGCGATCCGCGTCCCCAAGCGGGGGAAGCAGACCTCTTTCGGCTCGCCGGAACTCTCGGCCGACAGTACTGCCGTTGCGGTGCCGGCACTCTTCGCCAACTGTTGCACCTCCTATGACATTCCGCTCGAGCTAGTGGTGTACGCGGCGGGGCGGACGCACCGATTCACCGGGGACGGGTTGCCGATCTTCCAGTGGGGCTTTGTTGATGGCGGCAGGCGCGTCGCCTTCGGGCAGGAGCCGGTGCATTTCGGTTGTGAGATCCACTACGAGTTGCACGATGTTGCGTCGGAGAAGTTGGTGGATTCGGCCGATGTGCCGGAGCCGTGCGGGCAGCGGCCGGATCCCGTCATTGGGGAACTCCCGGCGTGGGTGGCGGGGTTGAGGGCGGGGAAGGCGGAGCCGGATTCATCTGACCCGACCGTCCCGAAAACGATGGCCCTCCTCACTGGCACCGTCCGCGACGACCGGGGCAATGTCATCGCTGGCGCCGCCGTAGTGCTCGTTTCGGTCCGAGTCGGCACCGTCACTGATGCGCAGGGCCGCTACACGCTACTCACCCCTGGCACGCCGGATTCGCTGCGCGTTTCTGCGGCAGGCTGGGCGACGGCGACAGGCGCTCTTCCTCGGCTGCAACTGGGGACGCGAACCGAGCTGTCGGTGCGGCTCAAACGACCGACCAGGGTGCCGGTGATCCGCGGCGCCGCACCGCTAGCGCCCCGGACCGGAAGCCAGTAACGTTCATCCGTGCCACAGGTGTAGTTCGGGCCCCCCTGCTTCGAGCGTACCGTGATCGACACTCCGGGTCGTCCCTCCAAATCAGTCGCGTCTTCCGCCGTTGATCGGCGTTCTCCCCCCTCACGAGGTTCCGCCATGCGTGCCCTGCTCCTGGTTGCTGTGGTTGGACTGGCCGCCGTCTCCCTGATGGCCGCGCGTCAGCCGCTGCCGCACGACGGTTTCCAGGTCAGCGTGGAGCGTACGAGCAGCGGCTGGCGCGCGCGCTGCGGTGCCGGGTGCAGCTGGAAGGAACTCTCCTCCGTCTGCCCCGGCGATTGCCGCACCCTGATCGATGCGAACGGGGTGGTCTCGAATGTGAAAGAGGAGAAGACCGACGCGGCCTTCGGCTTCGTCATTACCCGGACGCGGAAGGGATGGCAGGCTGAATCGATTGCCGGCACCAGCTGGAAGCAGGTGGGCTGGAGTTGCTCCGTAGCGTCGTGCCGGGCGAGTCTCGATGCTGCGGGGGTGACGGTAGTGCCGCTCTTCCGGCTCTTCTAATGACCAGCAAACCCTCGACTTCGATCCGAGGGATGCTCCTCATCGGGGTCGTCTACGGCCTCTTCTTCACGCTCGACAGTTTGGTGAGGAAACTTTTCGGGATCGATTCGATGGCGGGGATGGTCGCCATCCATCTCGGCGCCGCCATGCTCGCCATCTCGACGATGTTCCTGTTCGGGATGTTAAAGCCGGACAGGCTGCCGGAGGTCGAACCGATCCCGAAGCGAACCGCTTTTACCATCGTTGTGGTCGGCCTCGCCGTGGTGGTGGTCGCCACCGCGTTCTTCAGGGAATGGTGGCTCGCGATGGAAATGGTGGCGTTCCTTGCAGTGCTGGTGGGCGTCGTAATGTACATGCAGCTCTTCAAGCCGACCTGGGCGTCGGCCTCTGCCCCGCAACCCTTACCCGCAGATTCCCGTGACCTCTCCGATTGACGCCGCCGACCGTTCTGCCATCGACGCCATTGTCGCAAACCTGCAGCGTGCCTGGAACGCTGGCGATGGCGATGCCTTTGCGGTGCCGTTCGCCGAAGATGCCGACTTCGTGAACGTGCGCGCGGACCATCATCGCGGGCGCGGCGCGATCGCGGGTGGTCACAACGGGATCTTCCGGTCGATCTATGCCGGGAGCACGGTGGCGTATCAGGTGAAGAGCGCACGACTGCTCGCTGGTGATATCGCACTCGCCCACGTGCAGGCCGAGTTGAACGTGCCCGCCGGGCCGCTCGCCGGAAAGATCAACGCGCTCTTTTCCGCCGTGCTGCGGCGCACGGCGAGTGGGTGGGAGATCGTGTCGTTTCACAACACCGCGCTTCCGGCGGAGATGTCGCGGTGAGGTGAGGCCTGTGCTGTTCGGCACGAGATTGTCATCGTGTTGCAATGAGAGTGCGACGGCCCCGTCAGGGAGTCGGCATAGCTTGATGGCAACTCGCTGACTCCGAGGTGCCACGATGGACGGCTACAATTTCAGTGCTGCGGCCCGCCGCGTGATCTCGGCGGCCCATCTCGAAGCGGCGGCGCGCGACCACGAATACATCGGCACCGAGCACCTGCTTCTCAGCGCGATCCGGAGGCCGGACGAGGGCGCGGCGCTGTTGCTGGGCCGACTCGGCGTCGACATCCACGCGCTGCGGATCGCGATTGAGGAGCTGGCACCTTCGGGAAAGAAGCCGCTCGATCCCGACCGCGAGCGCCCCTGGACTTCAGGCGGGCAGAAGGTGCTCGAGTTTGCGATGATGTACGCGAGGGAAGAGGGTCGAGTCGAAGTAGACCCCGGGCATCTGCTCGTCGCGTTGCTGCGAGTGGAGAAGGGAATTGCGGCGCAGGTGCTTCGCCGTGCGGGCGTCAGCGCGGAGCACGTCGTGGCCGCCCGCGCGCAGGCCGCCAGCTAGCGGAGGGAAGTGTGCCGATCCAGACCGGGGGCGTTGCCCCACTGATTCAGGTCTTCGATATGCCGATCTCGGTCGCATTCTATCGCGACGTCCTCGGTTTCACGATCGTGGGGCAGTCGGCGCCCGGCGACGATTTCGACTGGGGCCTCT
It contains:
- a CDS encoding YCF48-related protein gives rise to the protein MLLLSGAVTMALMSCSSPSQPTTPPPPPPPPPPPPPPPPPPPPPPPPPPPPAPAGTWALMLDRPITSKYEGIAFPDSLNGWLISDRGDILHTADGAVTWNLQASGRGFLRSLDFLDTSRGFAGTLSGVLYRTTDAGANWVDITASLPKAPIGFCGIAHVGNTVHVVGRYQNATDYFRSMDGGDSWVYQNLNAFAQGLVDVVFLDAQTGFIGGMGPNAVAGQGMPTILKTTDGGVTWRTVFTGEGAIGYAWKIFPITSQILYASLENFDGTNRVAKSVDGGESWNVQIVATGQVLGTAGGLQGIGFLDANTGWVGGFITGMFRTTDGGASWSKVDLTSALINRFRRQGSTLITAGTKGVLQYRAP
- a CDS encoding carboxypeptidase-like regulatory domain-containing protein codes for the protein MRGSFLLAGLIFLTPALVASQASPGVRYRSATIDQRGELVIVSRQGRAIRVPKRGKQTSFGSPELSADSTAVAVPALFANCCTSYDIPLELVVYAAGRTHRFTGDGLPIFQWGFVDGGRRVAFGQEPVHFGCEIHYELHDVASEKLVDSADVPEPCGQRPDPVIGELPAWVAGLRAGKAEPDSSDPTVPKTMALLTGTVRDDRGNVIAGAAVVLVSVRVGTVTDAQGRYTLLTPGTPDSLRVSAAGWATATGALPRLQLGTRTELSVRLKRPTRVPVIRGAAPLAPRTGSQ
- a CDS encoding SgcJ/EcaC family oxidoreductase, with product MTSPIDAADRSAIDAIVANLQRAWNAGDGDAFAVPFAEDADFVNVRADHHRGRGAIAGGHNGIFRSIYAGSTVAYQVKSARLLAGDIALAHVQAELNVPAGPLAGKINALFSAVLRRTASGWEIVSFHNTALPAEMSR
- a CDS encoding Clp protease N-terminal domain-containing protein — translated: MDGYNFSAAARRVISAAHLEAAARDHEYIGTEHLLLSAIRRPDEGAALLLGRLGVDIHALRIAIEELAPSGKKPLDPDRERPWTSGGQKVLEFAMMYAREEGRVEVDPGHLLVALLRVEKGIAAQVLRRAGVSAEHVVAARAQAAS